One Gardnerella vaginalis genomic window, ACCGATCCATCACTATGTTCTGCATTTTTTGCATTTACTGCATTTACCGTAACCATAAAATCGCCTCCAATATATCAAATAATCCCAAATAATCCCAAATTAATCTGGAATAAATCCAGAATCAATCCCTAATAGACCCGTAATCTAAATCACACTAAACGCGTTCTCGCTCACACAAAAAGCATTATCATATTCATAAGCACTGAAACCACAAGGAAACCCATAATGCCGATTGTTCCGTAGAGCGCCTTTGTTCCAGCGCTCCCACGAATTTCAAGCGGCGAATCGTAGAATTCAAGATATTTTTTGCTCCTTGCTAACAACACAATTCCAAACACAAACATAACAATCATGAACATCGCGTAAAGACCTATGAACATGAATCCAGGAGCCAGATCCGCTATTTCTTGCGGTGTAAGATTCTCCACTTTAATTAAGTTCCCGTTTGAATCCATCATATTGTCGGAAATCCACATCGCTATAACGCTTCCTTGGAAATTCACAATCATGTGCAAAAATACGCTGTATCTAAGCTGCGATGTGCGCGCATACATGTAGCCGAACACAAGCCCCAGCCCAAAAGCGTAGAAGAACTGGAACATGTTCATATGGAACAGCGCAAACGCCAACGCCGAGAACACAATTGCGCGCTTTTCGCCATACACTCGCAGTCTGTCTATAATCTGCTTTCTAAACAGCCATTCTTCCACAACTGGAGCAAGGAAAACAACGAAAATTATGGTTTCCCATACGTTTCCGCCTGCCACTATGTCTGCAATCCTGTTTTCAGCTTTGCCGCCAGATATAAGCGCAGAAATCGCCAAACCTAGGTAGCTTCCTGCGTACATTATCGGTACGCTCACTGCGAAAAATCCACCAAACTGTCTGAACGTCATTGTGAATTTGCGTGTTTCTACCGCTGGCACTCGTCTTAAAACAAGCATCGCTATCGGCAACGCTATTAAGTATTGCGCAATGTCTGACGAAACAAAGGAGCTTAGCGAAGGACTTAGAACACCTTTTGGAACGAACAAGCCTATAAGTTCACCTATTAAAATAGTTGCAAGAATCCAAACAAATAGGAATAAGCATAGCGATATGCCAACATCTCCTTGACGTTTTCGCGCTAGATGGTACATGTCGTTATGCTGAGTTTTCCGCATTTTTACCTCTTCGTTTGTGTTTTAAGTTTTCTTTTAAATCTGATTTTATACAGACTTTAAGATTTGATATTTGCGCGAATTTGCACAAATTCTTCGGTTGCTGGCGACTAATCCTCAAAAACTATGATTTTTAAGATTGTTTCAGTCTAAAATCACGCCTTCAATAAGCTTTGTGATTAAATCACTGTAGCTTATTCCGGTTGCTTCCCAAGCTTTTGGATACATGGAGATTGGCGTAAATCCAGGCATTGTGTTGATTTCGTTAATCATTACATGTCCTTCTGGAGTAACGAAGGAATCCACGCGACTAAGTCCTCTGCCATCTGCCGCTTTGAACGCTGCAAGCGCTGTTTTGCGTACAAGTTCCAAAGTTTCTTCCGGAAGATTTGCTGGCACTTCCACGTGTGAAGCTGCAGAATCCATGTATTTGCTGTCAAAATCGTAGAACTGGTCTTCTCCAGCCTCGCGCTTGTCAAGCACAACTTCTCCAGGCCAGCTTGCCTGAGGCTCGTCGCCGTCGCGCGCCGCAAGAACAGCGCACTCGATTTCGCGCGCGTCAATTCCCTGCTCTACCAATACTCGCCAATCGTGCTTTGAAGCCTCATAAACGGCATCTGCTAAAGCTTTAGAATCGCGCGATTCAACTTTTGTTACGCCAAAACTAGATCCTGCTCGGCTTGGCTTTACAAAAAGCGGATATTCGAGTTTTGCAGCTTCAACTTGCTCAAGAATTTCGTTTGCGTACGCATTAAAGTGATTTGCCGCGTCGCTAGCGAACTTTCGCACATCCAGCGCGATTCCTGGGGCAACATCAATTCCTGCTGCCTTAAAAAGTTGCTTAGCGTAATACTTATCCATGCACGCAGCGGATGCCAAAACTCCGCAACCAACGTATGGAACTTGCATCATTTCTAGCAAGCCTTGCAAGGTGCCGTCTTCGCCGTTTGGACCGTGAAGAACTGGGAAAACTGCGTCAATACGACCTAAGCTTGTAAGCGTGCCATCCGCCTCTCGCACCAAAAATCCATCTGCTCCCTTTGCAGGGTCTAGTACAACATCGCGCGTTTCCGCGGTTTTTGTTATTACCGGAAGCTCTCCTTCTTCCATGCGGAAGTTTCGCGGATCTTCGCCACCAACAATCCACTCGCCTTGCTTTGTGATTGCAATGCGCACGATTTCAAATCGACTTTCGTCTACAGCACTGAGCACTCCAGCAGCAGATATGCAAGAAATCGAATGTTCGTCTGCTTTACCGCCATACAAGAACACTACACGCTTTTTAGTCATTTTTTTCCTTTGAAAATTATTTTAATTATCTTAGTTATTTAGTTATTTTAGTTATTTTGAATTATCTACGCGCACTGCTTATCAGGCGCTTCACTATTCTTCGCAAACATCTTCCTTAAAAAGCATTGCAAGCATTTCTTGGCAAGAGATTCCTTCTTCAAGCACGCGAGCCATTGCGCTTGCAAGCGGAGTTTCAACGCCTAAACGCTTGCCCATCGCTATAACCGCGCCAGTTGTTGGCACACCTTCAGCCACACCATTGCTTACGGCAGTTGCTTCCTCAACGCTCATGCCTTTTCCAAGATTTGATCCGAAAGTGTAGTTGCGGCTTAGAGGAGATCCGCAAGTTGCCACTAAATCGCCAAAGCCTGCAAGTCCTGCAAAAGTGCGAGAATCTGCGCCTTCCGCAACGCCCAATGCCGTCAACTCTGCAAGACCGCGCGTTTCAATCATCGCAGCCGTGTTTTCGCCGTATCCTGCGCCTCGAGCCATGCCGACTGCGAGCGCAACCACGTTTTTAAGCGATCCGCACATTTCTACGCCGATTACGTCGGTTGATACAAACGCCTTAAAGTAACTATTTGAGCATGCTTTTGCAACGACTTCGGCATTTGCGCGATTCTCGCACGCCACAACCGCCGCTGCGTGCTGCCTTAATGCCACTTCTTTGCTTAAGTTTGGACCCGATAGTGCTGCGAAGCGGCTTCGAGGTAAGCTTAAAGCTTCGCACACAACTTCGTCCATACGCTTTCCTGTTGTGCGCTCAATGCCTTTCATAAGCGAAACAACAATCGCATTTTGCGGAATTTTGCCAGCAAATTCTTCGAGCGCAACGCGCGCAAACTGTGCTGCAATTGCCACGACTACAATATCCGAGTTTGCTACGGCTTCTTCGCGATCCCCAGTAGCTGTCATGTTTTCTGGCAATCGCTCTACGATTGGCAGTCTCACTTCGTTGCGGTGATTATCTCGAATGCCTTCAACAATCTGTGGCTCTATTGCCCACATTGTCACTTGATTTCCTGCATCTGCAAGCACTTGCCCAAACGCAGTACCCCAAGCTCCAGCACCCAACACCGTAACATTCATGTTTACGCCTTGCCTTTCGATTTATGAGTTTGTAAATTACTTTGGTCGTAAGCCATTTGTAGCGATTTACAACTAGTCAAGTTATAGTCAACTTAGTCAACTTTTAATCACACTATTACATAATTCTACACAGTGCGCTTTACGGATGATTCACAAAAGTTTTACGGCTTAATGAACCGCAAATTTACAGCCACTATTCTTTGACTCTATTCTTTGACCCTCTTCATAAGTCTATAGTCAAAGTATCCTTCTGGTGCTTTTTCGCCGCGAATCTCTTCCATAATTTCCGTCATTCGCACGCGAATACGACGAGCTAATTCGGCAGCAGAGTCCATAGGAGGCAAATCACCCCAACTTTCCATATCTTTAAGAAGATCCGAATAATCAAGACGCGCATCGTAGCACATTACAACATTCTTCTTTGGCCATGGCCACCAATGATTGATGCTTGCAGCACCCCAGACAACGGCGCAAAATAGCGGAATTTGATGCCCCAGCCTGCGCGATGCTTCTAGTGCAATCACACCCACTCCTGGCTTCATACTCATAGGCCATTTTTGTGGGTCTCGCGTAACCGTTCCTTCTGGCCATACGCTAAGAGGTCTACCATTTGTTAGGATTTTAATCGATTCTTCCTCGATTTCACGCGCTTTTCCGCTTCTACGAGGTACTGGTTGCATTCCAACAAGCTGGAACCATTTTCCCATGATTGGCCAATGAGCGAGTTCTGCTTTTGCCATGTATCGCGGCCTGCGGCCTTGGTGGAATAGAGACGTCATTGGCACAAAAACGTCGAACATTGTAACGTGCGTGCAAGCGGTTATAAACACGCCTTCTTCTGGCACATTTTCCAATCCCCAAGCGCGCACTTTGCAACGAGATCTAAGAACTCTAGACGTTCCTTCAAGCAGGCGTTCGGTTGCTTTTGGATTTTGCGCGTTGATTTCTGCCGTGTTTGGCGTGCGCGCTCCCGTTGGATAGTAATAAGTGGGGTCAACTAATTCGTGTGCACGCGCTAAGCGTTCTACTTGCTCATCGCTGAGCGGCTTAACTGCGCTTCTAGGCGAAGGTTTTCCTTTAGATACCATACGTCTATTGTGCCGCAAACTATAAACCGCGAAATCTTCCACAATCACTCACATAGAAGGTTGTCGTTCGCACGGATTAGCCGTGCGAACGTCTTCGCTTGCGTTGAAAGCACACTGTGCTTTCAACCTTAAGCAAGCTCAGCGCTCCGAATTACCTTTTCGCGCTACGCTCTAAGCGAAAAGGCAGGTCGTCGCGCAAGCTGGGTAGAGATTCGAGATTTTTCGCAGCGGATGAAGCGAACCTCAGCATGAAATGGTGATTCGCTGAAGTAGCAAGAAAAATCGAGAATCTCGGTGATGAAAACTACGTAATTGTTCAAATACGTAAGAGGGCTGGGTGATTCTTGGTCGAACAGTATAAGAGCGGCAGCCGATACCAAATAATCCAGATGACCAACCACTACAAACAAACTTCAACACAAAAAACAAAATCAAAGCCAAAACGGAACAACCGCAACAACAGACTACACGTAATAGGCGGAGCGTTGTGAGACAAGAATTAGCCAGCCCTCGCGCAACAGTAAATAGTAAATATTAAATGTCGCTCGCGCGTTACAGCGCGCTCATGCAACAACTGATCGCAGTTTTGGCACAATCCTCGCTACCAACCCGTGTTTAGGCGAGCACACCCACGCTAGAACAAACATAAAAGTCGCAACCAAAACGATTGTTCCGCCAGTGGCAGTGTCTAAACTCCAAGACAGGTACATTCCAAGAATCGAAGAAGCGCAACCAATAGCAGGCGCTAAAATCATCATCTTTCCAAGTCGGTCGGTAAGCAAGCGCGCAGTTGCCGCAGGCGTGATCAAAAGCGCTAAAACAAGCACGTTTCCGATTATTTGCACAGATACTACTACAGCAATCGCAACTAAAACGTATAGCATTCCATCTAACCACGCTACTGGCAATCCCATTGCGCGGCTTGTTTCTCGATCCATTGAAACGCATACTAGCTCTTTGTGGAACATCATTAGAAGCGTTACGATTATTAGCCCTGTTATTGCTACTACAGCAATGTCGGAGTCTGGGATTCCTGTAATGGAGCCGAATAGGAACGATTCCAGGGATCCCGCATAGCCTGAAGCTTTTGATATTACTACGATTCCGAGCGCAAATGCAGACACAAAAAATACGCCGATAAACGAGTCTTCGCGAAGTCTACGATTTTGGCTAAAGATTGATACGATTAGCGCGGTTGCAACTCCTGCTAGCGCGCCACCAAATAGCAAGTTTCCTTGCAACACAAATGCGATTGCGAGTCCTGGAAAAACGGAGTGAGCTACTGCGTCTCCAATAAACGCCATTCCGCGCAGCACTACGTAGCATCCTACAACTCCGCATATTACGCTAGAAAGGCACGCTACTATAAGCGCTTTGAGTAAAAACCAAAGGTCTGGGTTTGTAAGGTCTTGTATAAAGTCGATTGGAGATAGCATTATTTTTCTACCACACTTTCATGCGCCATGACGCGCTCTACTGCTTTGATTAGTGGATTTTGCGCATCCACATGGAATGTTTGCACCCATTGATTTGCGTTTAACGATTCTGGAACACCGTCTCCTACTATGCTTCCGTCAAAAAGCATGATTCTAGAACACGAGTTTATGGATCCGATTATGTCGTGCGAGCTCATCAAAATCGCTTCTCCCGACTTTGATAAATCCAAAAAAAGACTCGTGAGTAGCTCTTGAGTAGGCATGTCTAAGCCTGTAAATGGCTCGTCTAAAAGCATCAATCGCGGTTGTCCTGCGAGAGCGCGCGCAACGAGTACGCGCTGCCTTTGGCCGCCTGAAAGCTCGCCGATTGTGCGATCCCTAAAATCCGCCATTCCTGTGCGCTCAAGAGAAGCGAGAGCTATCTCGTAGTCCTCTTTTTTTGCGCGACGCACGTAGCCAATGTGGCGAATGCGGCCCATCATTACCACGTCTAGTACGGAAAGTGGGAAATCCCACGCAATATCGTGGCGTTGTGGCACGTAACCAACGTTACTCACTCGCGAATTAATCAAAGATTCACCGCTTTTATTAGCGTGCACTTCGAGTTTTCCAGTATGCGGAATCAAACCCATAATCGCGCGGAAAAGCGTTGTTTTTCCAGCTCCATTTGCACCAAGAAGTCCCACAAATTCGCCGCTTTTAATCGTAAACGAAACGTCTTTTACAATCGTGCGACTGCCGTAACTTACGATTAAGTTTTGCGCGCTTATAACAGTATTTTCGTCCATATTCGCGTCCATATTTCCCTTATTAATCTTCATAAATTCAACTTCAATCTCACTTCAAGCATTTCGCTAAAGAATCCGCGTTCGCTCGCATCATATCCGCATAAGTTCGCACTTTAGAATCGAAAGCATCTCCATAAATCGGGCAAACTTTTACGTGCGCTTGCGCCGCAAGCTCTTTAAGCACAGACGAACGCGATATTAAATTTGGCTCCAAAAACACAGCTGGGATCTCTAAATCGCGCAAAATCTGCTGCAATCTACGCCTATCTTGCACGCTCGGCTCACTCGAAGGATTAATCGTTACAAATCCTGCAATATTCACGCCGTAAGTTTTACCTAAGTACGCAAAAGCGTCGTGTGTTGTAACCAAATTGCGCTTCTCTTTTGGTATTGACGCCACTTTTTTGCGCATATACGCGTCTACATCTAGCAACTTGTTAATGTATCGGTCCGCATTTTCGCGATATTTACGAGCATTTTTAGGGTCCACTTCGCAAAGGCGATCTGCGATTGTGCGCACGTATGCTATGCCATTTTTTACGGATTGCCACAAATGCGGGTCAATATCTCCGTGAACGTGCTTTCCTAAAACTGCTTGCGGCAGCTGATAAATCTTTTGCCTTGCAGCTCCCAAAAACCTGTATCCTTGTTCGGCTGGTATCTCTTTTAGCGCGTTAGTTGGAACCTCTACAACCACATCGCGAGGCGCATAATACACGCGTTTTGGCGTAGTGGATCGTTTTTCTTGCAAAGTATCTACGCGGTACACAAATCCGCGTTTTGCTAAGTCGTAAGCTAAATCTGCATGACCCTTGTTCAGCACTACGCTAGCTCCACGCTTTTTGGCTATTTTTTGCGCATTTACGCCTACAGCAAATCGCATTTTAGCGTTTCCAAGACTAGAAACTACCTCGTTTTGCGCGTTTAGCATGTCGGCGTGCAATTCAAGCGTGTATTCGCCTGGCTTACTAAACGCCCAACTTAAATGCGTGTGCGCGTCTGCTGGCAAGTCTACGTGGTCTTCTGCGCTTATGCCGTTTGCACTGTTAAAGTATGTTTCTACGCTTCCAAAAGTGCCAGTCAAGTAAGCAAAAAGCGCGCCTGGCCCTTTTACTTTTGTAGCTGTTAAGCGTATTCTATCGGACCTTTTCATGTTGTATGCGTTCGGCTTTATTACAGTTGCGCGACCTTCTTTTGTTGCAGTTGAAGGCGCATTTGATTGCAAAGATTGACCTGACTTTTCTAGTTGGCTAGCTTGCTGTGAATTTGTTTTTGTTTTATTGAGATTGTTTAGCGAAGTTAACTCACCAGCCGCCGCCGAGGGCGATTCTTCCGCACGCTTTTGCGGATTTGCATTTGCACTGCCTTGCACGCTATGCGCTTCCTCGCTCGGTTGCGCAGCCATGCGTTCTGTAGCAAGACCTAGCCAAATCGTGTCTAAAGACACGTCTTCTACCATCGGAATAATATCTGCAGCGTGCTTCACACTTTCTTCCGCAAGCTGAACATTTGGCACGCCTTTTCGCAAATTCGCATCTAAAGCAGTAATTACGCCGTGCTCTTCCAGCATCATGTAGTTGCTAAAAGCTACATCCGCGTACACAACGTCTCTAATTGAACGTAAACGCGGCTCGTACGAATGTGGATCCGCGTTGTCTGGCACAATCGCGCTAACGTTTGCTGCGTCTCCTGCAACATTTGCCACCATGTCTCGCAAAACGCCCGTTGTTGTTACAACGTTAATTTTCCCAGATTTTGCGTTATTCGCGCTATTTGCACGAAGCGCGTTGTTAGGCGCACCGCATGCGCCCATCGGCAGCGCGGTTAAAACTGCTAGAGCAGCAGAAACCGCGCGCTTCACACTTTTTTTACCTAGTAAATCAACGATTTTCATTAATTTTACCAATGTTTTCTACGCTTTATTTCAAATTCATAAGTGCTCTAAATAAGCCTCCTGCAGGTATTAGTCCACGTTTGCGTAGAACGAACAATCCAGCTGCACAAGTTCCAGAAATTGCTGTAATACCAAGGCTTAAAGCCGTGTATGCAACTACTGGCTTGCGTTTGAACAATCCTACTATTCCTCTAGGCTCTTCGCTTTTAACGCCGCTTTGCAAACTTTTTCTTAGACCTTTAACTCGTTTGGAATTGTATTTTGATTGGATGCCTTTGTTTGCATGATTTCCAATTCCGCCAGAAAGACTTACAGATCTGCCAGTTTTGCCTCGATTAGCGCTTTTCGATGCTCCAATTCCACCACCAAAGAATGACGCTCCCGAACCAGAGTTTCCTCTAGCTGCAGCTGCTAATGGCGTCGTGCCACTATTATTGCCAGAATTTCCATTATTTCCAGAATTGTCGTTGTTATTGTCGCTGTTATTATTGTTATCTTTGTTATTTTTATTGTTGTTTTGTTTGTCTTCGTCGTCGGAGTTATTCTCAGAGTCATCACCATTTTCATCAGTTTCATTTGACTTATCATCTGAATCTCCGTCTTCGCCATCGACCTTTGTCGTAGAGCAGCTCATTGGCTTTTCCATTGGATCCACACCAATTGCAAAGTGGAAGTCTTTTGTAACTGTTTTTCCATTTGCGCTTACAGCAAAAGTAATCGTATAATATCCAGACTTTGAGAAGTCCCAGTTTAAATGCATATGCGTGTTTGCTGGGATTGTATACGTACTGTTTCCACTGCTAGACATGAGTGTTTTAGCTTTTACACCAAGTCCGCCTTGCAACCAAATTCGCACACTTCCTGGTCCTTTTACGGATTTAAGGCTGATTTTGCTTGGCTTGTGTGGGCTTAAATTCTGGTTACTCCAGCCAACCCACGGTACGCTATTTTTTTGCGTTTGTGGAAGTCTCCACACGTTACCGTCTTTAGCTGATTTTCCAGCATAAAACACAACTTTGCTCGGGTCGCGTTTTACGTGACTTCCAGTCACGTCTTCTTGTACAGCAAATCCTATTCCGTTACCAGTTGAATATGTTGCTAAATCAACGTGACCATGTTTAATAACTAGCTTATCGCCTTGTAAATCCTTAAATTTTGAGCATTTTTTGACGGTTTTTTGCTTTTTGTTTTTGCCTTTAGATTCGGCTTCAGATCCAGATTCGGTTTCAGATCCGTTACCGCCTTCACTTTTCCCATTGCCATCTTCCTCGTCGGAACTTTGGTTAGCTAGTCCGCCATTTGGCTTGGCTCCAGGCCATGGTGTTACGTAAACTCTATTATTGTTTCCGTTTATGACTATTGAAGTGGAAGAATCTTCATCATTTTCATCTTCATCTTCGTTGTCTTCAGATTCTTCATCTTCATTATCGCTATCGTCGCCGTCTTCGTCACTTTCGTTTGTATTCTGATTTTCGTGTTTATTTAATTCGCCATCATCATCAGGATCTTTATCTTCTATACGAAAATATTCACCAGTAGCACCACCTTGCATATCCACATTAAACGTGTATCCTTGCGAATCTTTAAGTATTTTCCCGTCTTTTGTTTTAACTGTTACTTCTATACCCAGACCATATTCACCTGGTTTTGTAAACACCCAATTAACATGCAAATGCGTGTTATCGTTTTTATAAAACTTGTGAGGAAAATCAGTATTAGGAGACCCTAAAACAGGTATTACCTTACCGTGAGAATCATTCTCATAAACATACACTGCTCCGCCTTCTGGAATAGTCGCAGACTTTAAGCGAAACTTTACAGTAGAAACAGTTTTACGCGGCAATGTTTGTGTTGTAAATCCTAGCCACAACTTGTTATCTTCCTGTCCTTGAGGCAAAGCCCAAACATACTCGCCACTGTTATCTTTAGGAAGGAAGCTTAATTCTTGTTCAAAATCAGATTTTTTTAATTTTGTGTTGCTTCCAAGCACAAATTCTATGCGATCAGAATTGTACCTAACACCGTTTTGGGGTACGCCTGGGAAATAATCGCCTTGCGTTCCCAACACAAGATGCCTGCTTTTATCCATATACACAGCAATGCCATCAGTATGACCCTTGTACACCTTACACTTTTCGTATCGAGTATCTGAATCCTTTGGCTTACTGGAATCTCTATCCACAACAGCAGCTTTGCAAGCTTCTTCATTTTTAGCTTGACTAGAATCTTCATTCTTATTGTCAGAATACTGATTGGAAACTGTAGAAGAATCCTCTTGCTTAGCAGGAGCATCTTGCCCATTTTGCTCAGCAGACTCCTCTTGCGCAGCTTCACTCGCATACGCGCTACCGCAATTGCAGCAGCATATTGACGCCAAGAATCCAAAAGATATTATTGCGCTTAAAATCGCGCTTAGTAATCTAAAGCAGATTAAGGTTGATTTATTACGCATTGTTCTGTCCTAAATTATTAAAATCTGTGTTCGGTAAAATCGTTGTTTCCTCTGTAGGATTCACTAAGTCACTGAGTGAACTTTGATTTTCAACATACTGAGGATTTGGATTCGCATAAGTCTGATTCACTTGAGGCTGAACATACTGCTGCGAATATGGCTGAGCATAAGTCTGTGCTGGTGCAACTGTCTGCACTGGCATATTAGACTGAGCATACATTGGTTGCTGCGGAACGCCATACTGCTGTTGTTGTACAGGCTGTTGTACGTACTGCGGTTGCATTTGCTGCACTGGAGCTACCATTTGCGGTTGTGCTTGCTGCTGCATAGGAGCCATCGGCGGAACTTGCTGATTCACACCATGCTGACTAATCGCCTGCTGCTTTGCCTTCTTGCTTTTGATTACAGCGAATACAATAAACGCAATAATTACGATTGTTAGAATTACAAACACAATCATCACAATCTGTGCTATCGCTACTGTATCGTCAGCGCTACTAGCTTTCTTATGCTTTCTGGCGGAAGCATTGCTCGATTCGCTTCCTTCCGCATTCTCATCATTGTTGTCTGCGTCAGACTCTTCGTTATTTTCTCCGTCGTTTCCTTCGTTTGCATTTGATGAGTCAGACTGAGAGTGCGCGCCTGAAGATGCTGCTCCTGCTGCGCCAGATAACGCAGCTTGTGGATCTGTTTTTTCTCCCACTGCAAAATTAAGCACACGAGTGTCACTTACAGCGCGTCCGTTCTTTAGCTTTCCAGAGAACGTGAGTTTAACGTGGTATATGCCAGGCTTTGAGAATACCCAGTTTACGTGAGTGTGTGCGTTCGCTTCAATCCAACTGTTTTGTGGGTACCCTTTAGTGCTATCCCATAATTGCTGTGGAGCATTATTGCCATTTTCAAGGTAGACGTGCAGTTTTCCAGGTCCGCTAACGCCGTTTAAAGAAAGGTTTGCTCCACGGTCTAGTTCGTTAAGAACTCCGCCTTCCTGTGTGTTCCATCCGAGCCATACCACATTAGAGTTTTGTGTTTGTGGAATCACATAAAGCTTTGTTCCTGGTTTTTCGCCGATAAAGTTGTATGTTGCATCGTTTGGCATAGGAACTATTGAGCTGTTGCCAAGTTTGAATACTACGTTTTCTGGGTCTCTCCACACTGGCTCGTCGCCAGTATCATCGCGAATTTGTATTTTCCAATTTCCGCCAGAAAGTGTTGGTCCAAAATCGGCGTGACCTGCCTGAATCATAACTGGCTGGTTGCTTGTTGCAGCTTTGGCGGACCCCATAAATGGAGATGGGAGTAGAGCCGTAGCTAGTAGCATAATTGCTGTGCATATTGATGCTATTATTGCCGTTGCTATATAGTGCTTGTTTTTAGTCATTTTTCTTCTCCTTCTACAACAACTTCATACGTGGTCTCATCAAGAAAGCCCCAGCTCCTGTTACAGCGCACAAGCTCACGCTTGCAGTTCCTACAGCAGCAGCTACCCACTTTGTTTTGTGACTTTTCGCTTCTTGTTCTTCTTCTGAATCTTCTAGTACTTCTGAATCCTCAATGTTTTCATCATCAGAATTGTATGAAGCAGCTTTAGTCTTATTTGACTTTTTGCCTTTTTTACTAAGCAGTTTCACTTTTTTCATCTTCTTAGAATGTTTTGAAGAAGAAATACCATTTGACAATCCGCCTAATCCTTTAGAAGAAGATTTTGTGAAGCTTCCACTAGCATTTGTAAATACATTATTAGTATTAGCTCTTGCAACTAACGGAGTGGTTGCGGATTGCTTAAAACTGTTATTGTCAGAGTCTGACGATTCGGAAGAGTTATGCGAATTGGAAGAATCAGACGAATTGGAATCATCTTCGTTTTCATCTGACTTATTCTTATTCTTCTTTTTATCTTTATCCTTATCGTTTTTCTTTTTGTTCTTTTTAGAATCTTTATTATCTGACTCTGATTCCTTGTTGTTATTCTTTTCCTTTGATCCACCTGTGTTATTGGATTCTTCGTTCTGATTGCCGTCTTCTATCTCATTCTGGCCATCAGATTCATCGTTTCCATTAGACTTATTGTTCTTATTCTTTTTACGATTTTTCTTATTTTTCTTGTTCTTCTTGTTTTTTGTTTTATTGTTCTTGTTGTTCTTGTTGTTCTTGTTATTCTTGTTATTCTTGTTATTCTTGTTATTCTTAGAATCTTTTGAGTTTTCAGGTTGCGCATGATCTTTTTTGCCTAAATTCTTTATATTGACATTCCAATCGCAAAAATCGTCGAAACCTGCATTCCTATATAGCGTTCCGTTGTCTAGCACAAGATAAGCGCGAACCACGGCATCCTGCATGCTTTCATCAATTGTTAATTCGCATGTGCTTCCGTCAGCAGAACCTTCAATATTTTTAAACTCTTTTTCGCCATCTTTTTTAATCATCCACTTGTATTTTTTTACTATGGATGTAGTTGGCTCTTCTGGATCAGAAGCTTCACCGTTTACAGTAGGCACTCGTGGGGAGAACAGTTTAGCTTTTAGATGAACTTT contains:
- a CDS encoding CPBP family intramembrane glutamic endopeptidase, coding for MRKTQHNDMYHLARKRQGDVGISLCLFLFVWILATILIGELIGLFVPKGVLSPSLSSFVSSDIAQYLIALPIAMLVLRRVPAVETRKFTMTFRQFGGFFAVSVPIMYAGSYLGLAISALISGGKAENRIADIVAGGNVWETIIFVVFLAPVVEEWLFRKQIIDRLRVYGEKRAIVFSALAFALFHMNMFQFFYAFGLGLVFGYMYARTSQLRYSVFLHMIVNFQGSVIAMWISDNMMDSNGNLIKVENLTPQEIADLAPGFMFIGLYAMFMIVMFVFGIVLLARSKKYLEFYDSPLEIRGSAGTKALYGTIGIMGFLVVSVLMNMIMLFV
- a CDS encoding D-alanine--D-alanine ligase family protein: MTKKRVVFLYGGKADEHSISCISAAGVLSAVDESRFEIVRIAITKQGEWIVGGEDPRNFRMEEGELPVITKTAETRDVVLDPAKGADGFLVREADGTLTSLGRIDAVFPVLHGPNGEDGTLQGLLEMMQVPYVGCGVLASAACMDKYYAKQLFKAAGIDVAPGIALDVRKFASDAANHFNAYANEILEQVEAAKLEYPLFVKPSRAGSSFGVTKVESRDSKALADAVYEASKHDWRVLVEQGIDAREIECAVLAARDGDEPQASWPGEVVLDKREAGEDQFYDFDSKYMDSAASHVEVPANLPEETLELVRKTALAAFKAADGRGLSRVDSFVTPEGHVMINEINTMPGFTPISMYPKAWEATGISYSDLITKLIEGVILD
- a CDS encoding NAD(P)H-dependent glycerol-3-phosphate dehydrogenase, with the translated sequence MNVTVLGAGAWGTAFGQVLADAGNQVTMWAIEPQIVEGIRDNHRNEVRLPIVERLPENMTATGDREEAVANSDIVVVAIAAQFARVALEEFAGKIPQNAIVVSLMKGIERTTGKRMDEVVCEALSLPRSRFAALSGPNLSKEVALRQHAAAVVACENRANAEVVAKACSNSYFKAFVSTDVIGVEMCGSLKNVVALAVGMARGAGYGENTAAMIETRGLAELTALGVAEGADSRTFAGLAGFGDLVATCGSPLSRNYTFGSNLGKGMSVEEATAVSNGVAEGVPTTGAVIAMGKRLGVETPLASAMARVLEEGISCQEMLAMLFKEDVCEE
- a CDS encoding lysophospholipid acyltransferase family protein, producing MVSKGKPSPRSAVKPLSDEQVERLARAHELVDPTYYYPTGARTPNTAEINAQNPKATERLLEGTSRVLRSRCKVRAWGLENVPEEGVFITACTHVTMFDVFVPMTSLFHQGRRPRYMAKAELAHWPIMGKWFQLVGMQPVPRRSGKAREIEEESIKILTNGRPLSVWPEGTVTRDPQKWPMSMKPGVGVIALEASRRLGHQIPLFCAVVWGAASINHWWPWPKKNVVMCYDARLDYSDLLKDMESWGDLPPMDSAAELARRIRVRMTEIMEEIRGEKAPEGYFDYRLMKRVKE
- a CDS encoding anchored repeat-type ABC transporter permease subunit — translated: MLSPIDFIQDLTNPDLWFLLKALIVACLSSVICGVVGCYVVLRGMAFIGDAVAHSVFPGLAIAFVLQGNLLFGGALAGVATALIVSIFSQNRRLREDSFIGVFFVSAFALGIVVISKASGYAGSLESFLFGSITGIPDSDIAVVAITGLIIVTLLMMFHKELVCVSMDRETSRAMGLPVAWLDGMLYVLVAIAVVVSVQIIGNVLVLALLITPAATARLLTDRLGKMMILAPAIGCASSILGMYLSWSLDTATGGTIVLVATFMFVLAWVCSPKHGLVARIVPKLRSVVA
- a CDS encoding anchored repeat-type ABC transporter ATP-binding subunit encodes the protein MKINKGNMDANMDENTVISAQNLIVSYGSRTIVKDVSFTIKSGEFVGLLGANGAGKTTLFRAIMGLIPHTGKLEVHANKSGESLINSRVSNVGYVPQRHDIAWDFPLSVLDVVMMGRIRHIGYVRRAKKEDYEIALASLERTGMADFRDRTIGELSGGQRQRVLVARALAGQPRLMLLDEPFTGLDMPTQELLTSLFLDLSKSGEAILMSSHDIIGSINSCSRIMLFDGSIVGDGVPESLNANQWVQTFHVDAQNPLIKAVERVMAHESVVEK